Proteins found in one Pontibacter sp. SGAir0037 genomic segment:
- a CDS encoding AI-2E family transporter, translating to MSRSVKKLQRLTYSLLFLIMLVFVLIVAREFLYPIFMAVLFAYLLYPLVKIWERWGIPRIIANFFAIILSMALLVSLFVLLYKQLSVFLNDFPELQEQAMRNIDKLQMELEDHFGGAEGRDREMWLRKQIINAFEFSGGFISELLLAMTGTLTKFGLMPVYIFLMLYYRNKFHTFLLRVMHSENYPVTEQIINDISHVTKRYMSGVVIVILILCLINSTGLLLIGVEYAVLLGILSALMNFIPYFGTLIGGAIPLLYTLVVQGDPQKAFGVLGFFLLVQFTENNILTPNITGSQVNINPLFTILSIIVGGMIWGLPGMFVAVPFLGMFKIYCDHHKSMHPYAFLLGTTGTEEHALTWEKIKGWFRKKKQP from the coding sequence ATGAGTAGATCTGTAAAAAAGCTCCAGAGGTTAACATATAGCTTGTTATTTCTGATCATGCTGGTATTCGTGCTGATCGTGGCAAGGGAGTTCCTGTACCCGATCTTTATGGCCGTTTTATTTGCCTATTTACTCTATCCGCTGGTAAAGATCTGGGAACGCTGGGGCATCCCGCGCATTATTGCTAACTTCTTCGCCATTATTCTTTCCATGGCTTTACTGGTGAGTCTGTTTGTGCTGCTCTACAAGCAGCTCTCTGTTTTTCTGAACGATTTTCCGGAGCTGCAGGAGCAGGCCATGCGTAACATCGACAAGCTGCAAATGGAACTGGAGGATCATTTTGGAGGTGCAGAAGGGCGTGACAGAGAAATGTGGCTGCGGAAGCAGATCATCAATGCCTTCGAGTTCAGCGGGGGCTTTATCAGTGAACTTTTGCTGGCCATGACGGGCACGCTCACAAAGTTTGGCCTGATGCCCGTGTACATTTTCCTGATGCTGTATTACCGAAACAAATTCCACACGTTCCTGCTACGGGTAATGCACTCGGAGAATTACCCTGTAACAGAGCAGATCATCAACGATATATCACATGTCACCAAACGCTATATGAGTGGTGTTGTCATTGTGATTCTCATTCTGTGCCTCATTAATTCCACAGGGCTGCTGCTGATAGGAGTGGAGTATGCCGTGCTGCTGGGGATCTTATCTGCCCTGATGAATTTTATTCCTTACTTCGGAACATTGATAGGCGGGGCAATTCCTTTGCTCTATACGCTGGTGGTACAGGGCGATCCGCAAAAGGCTTTCGGGGTGCTCGGCTTCTTTCTGCTGGTGCAGTTCACCGAGAATAATATTCTTACACCTAACATTACAGGAAGTCAGGTGAACATCAACCCCTTGTTCACAATTTTAAGTATAATTGTAGGAGGTATGATCTGGGGATTACCGGGAATGTTTGTAGCGGTTCCTTTTCTGGGTATGTTCAAAATTTACTGCGACCACCATAAATCTATGCACCCTTACGCATTTTTACTGGGCACAACCGGTACCGAAGAACACGCCCTTACCTGGGAGAAAATCAAAGGCTGGTTCAGAAAGAAAAAGCAGCCCTAG
- a CDS encoding DUF2911 domain-containing protein, whose amino-acid sequence MKKLIYTFLATFVVLAFTEAAQAQLKLPQPSPEAFVKQTIGLTDISISYHAPGVKGRKIFGSLVPYGQLWRAGANEATVIKFSDDLFLNNERVPAGAYSVFILPESDSSWNLILNKDTTLWGLEGYNELDDVAYLRIKPQATSFNETMQFNFTDVGLTTGNLNLVWENSKVTVRIETEVEKKALANIKKALAEASADDWYIWAQSADYMMQKKEYHELALQWINKSIAIKENFYNNWVKARLYAYNKEFQMAASLSAKAIQLGGTDPQAYKTYAKEIETAYNDWKKRKF is encoded by the coding sequence ATGAAGAAGTTAATCTATACCTTTCTGGCAACTTTTGTGGTGCTGGCTTTCACGGAAGCGGCCCAGGCACAGCTAAAACTCCCACAGCCAAGTCCCGAGGCATTTGTAAAGCAAACCATTGGCCTGACTGATATTTCTATCAGTTACCATGCCCCTGGAGTTAAAGGCCGCAAGATTTTCGGATCGCTGGTACCCTATGGCCAATTATGGCGTGCCGGTGCAAACGAAGCTACCGTTATCAAATTTTCAGACGACCTTTTTCTGAACAATGAACGCGTTCCGGCGGGTGCTTACTCGGTTTTTATACTGCCTGAAAGTGATTCTTCCTGGAACCTGATCCTGAACAAGGACACTACGCTTTGGGGGTTGGAAGGTTATAATGAACTGGATGATGTGGCATACTTGCGCATTAAACCACAGGCCACCTCTTTTAATGAAACCATGCAATTTAATTTCACAGATGTGGGGCTTACTACCGGTAACCTGAACCTGGTATGGGAGAATTCTAAAGTTACAGTTCGCATTGAAACCGAAGTTGAAAAAAAGGCTTTAGCCAACATCAAAAAAGCCCTGGCAGAGGCAAGCGCTGATGACTGGTATATCTGGGCTCAAAGCGCTGATTATATGATGCAGAAGAAAGAGTATCATGAGCTGGCACTGCAGTGGATAAATAAGTCTATTGCCATTAAGGAAAACTTTTACAACAATTGGGTAAAAGCCAGGCTGTATGCTTACAACAAAGAATTTCAGATGGCGGCTTCTCTTTCCGCAAAAGCCATTCAGTTAGGTGGTACAGATCCTCAGGCTTATAAGACCTATGCAAAAGAAATAGAAACAGCCTATAACGACTGGAAGAAAAGGAAGTTTTAG